The Nocardia sp. NBC_00508 nucleotide sequence CCACCACAAGGCGCTGGTCACCGACGAGATGATCGACGAATTGTGGCCGCCGTTCTCGCGCCCCGACAACCGCGACGGCTTCCTCGCACTCTGGCGCAACCTCGACTACCGCCTCACCGACGCCGAACTGGCCAAGGTGAGCGCCCCGGCCCTGGTGCTGTGGGGCGGCGCCGACGAATGGCTGCCTGCCACCCAGGCCGAACGCCTGGCCGCGCGAATCCCGAATGCCACCGCGGCGGTACTGCGCGGTTGCGGTCACACCGTGCACGAGGACTGCCCGACCGAGACCATTCCGCTGATCGAGAATTTCCTCGGCTGAACCGAGATCGAACGCATCCACCGCCCTTGGCAACCATCTACGACTGAACTAAGATTCAATCTTAGTAAGATTTTACTTTAGTTTAGGAGCCAGGCGTGGAGTTCACAGGAAGATCGGCCGACCTCGACCTGCTCACTCGTCAGCTGAACTCGGTGATCGCGGGCACCGCCACCACCCGTGGCCGTGCGGTCATCGTGACCGGTCGCCGACGGGTCGGGAAATCACGACTCGTCCAGGAATTCTGCGATCGGTCGAACCACGCCTACCTGGTCTTCCAGGCGACGCGCGGCCGCAATCCAGTCGCCGAGCGAGAGGAGTTCACCGCCACGGTCGCTCAATCCGCGTTCGGGGGCGCGGAACTGGTCAGCGGGTTGCAGGCCGGCGACTGGAATCAAGCTCTCCGGTCCCTTGCGATTGCCTTGCCAGATGACGCGCCCTGCATTGCGGTCATCGATGAAGTGCCGTGGCTGGTCGAACAGGATCCGGAGTTCGAAGGCGCTTTGCAGACGGTGTGGGATCGCCATCTGTCGGCCAAGCCGGTACTTCTCGTCCTGGTCGGCAGCCACATCTCGGTCATGGAGGCCCTCGGATCCCGCGACCGGCCGTTCTTCGGGCGCGCGACGAAAATGACCGTCGAACCACTGCACCTAGCTGATGTGCAGGCCATGACCGGCCTCAACGCCGCCGACAGCGTCGACGCGCTGTTGATCACCGGCGGGTTCCCCGAGATCGTCAGTTCGTGGCGTCCAGGAATGAGCCGAACCGACTTCCTGCGCGACGCGGCTGCGAACCCGCTGGCTCCATTGCTTGTGGCGGGTGAGCTGTCATTGCTCGGCGAGTTCCCGGAGGGAATGCGCTCGCGCGCGGTCCTAGAAGCCATCGGCAGCGGAGAACGAACCTTCAGCACCATCGCCGCACAAGCCGGTGGGGCGAACGCACTGCCAGCGGGCACCCTCAATCCGCTACTGAACATGTTGCAAGACAAGCGAATCGTCGCCAGCGACCTACCGCTGTCCACGAAACCGGACACCAAGAACAAGCGCTACCGAATCGCCGACTCCTATCTCCGGTTCTGGCTGGCCTTCCTGCAACGCGGCATTCCGCTCATCGAACGCGGCCGTGGCGATCTCGCGCTAGCACGGATCGAACGCTCATGGACCACTTGGCGTGGACGCGCCATCGAACCATTGGTCCGCGAATCCCTGATGCGCTTACTACCTGACGAGCGATGGCCTGATACCGAGGCGGTCGGCGGCTGGTGGAACCGGCAGAACAACCCCGAAATCGACCTGATCGGCGCCGACCGCGAACCTATCGCCAGGGCAGTACATTTCGTCGGTTCGATCAAGTGGCTCGAAGACCGGCCCTTCGACCGCCACGACTACGACAGCCTTGCCCGCTCGCTGCTCGCAGTGCCAGGTACCGATCACGACACCCGGCTCGTAGCCGTCTCCCGATCCGGCATTGCAGAGAAGTTGCCGCTGGCAATGCACTGGGGCCCGGACGAACTTGTCCGAGCATGGCAGTGATCAGCTACGCTGATCACTGCGCGCGCGATCATCGTGACCGGTCGACGGAAGGTCGGAGGGCACGGCTTGTCCTTGGACTAGACATCGCCACTTCCACAGCTGACCGCACGGCAGCGGTCGCAGATCCGGGTGAATGTTTGTCGATAGTGACCACAAGTTCCAGGTCCGGAGCCGATTCGCCAGCTCATCGGCGACATTCTGGGCTTGTTCAGCCGACGCTCGGTAGTCCAGCGTCAGCGGACCGGATTCGATGCGTAGGTGCCGAACACGCTGGCACCGGCAAACGAGGATCGTGTCGGATCACCGAGGCTCGCAGCACCCTGCTGATGAACGTCTCTCGATCCGACGATGCTCAGGCGCCGTAGGCTCTGGGACGGCACGCCTCCCCCACTCGCCGCCCGGCTCACGCCTCCACCAACTCGTGCCCATCCCAGGTGAACCGCGCCGTCGTCACCGCGTCATTCCCGTCGCCGCCCACGATTTGATGAATCCCGATCCCGCTCAGCTCCGCATACGTGCACCATTCGTGATCCGAGGTCAGCATCAGGTCCAGGTCCAACGCCGTCAGCAGTGCGAAGATCTGTCCCCGGTTCACGGTGTCCACCCCGACGAACACCTCATCCAGCAAGATCACGCGCGGGGCCTGTGGCGCGGCCTGATAATGCGCGGCGACGGCGGCGAACAGCGGGAGGTGCAGCGCGATGGCCTTCTCGCCGCCGGAGAGCGCGCCGTGCAGTTTCTTGGTCAGCTCCTGGAAGCCTTCCCCGTTGCCGCGGTCGATCTTGACCACGAAACGATGCCAGGCCGTGTAGTCGAAGACCTGGGCGAGTTGCTGTTCCCAGCTGGTGGCGGTGTCGTCGGCTTTCGCCTCCTCGATGCGGTCGCGCAGGAAGCGGTGCAGGGATTCGCGGTCGGCCTCGCTGAGGCGGACAGGGTCCTTGAGCAGGAGGTCGCGGGCGGCCTTGGTGCCCGGCGGGAGATCTTTGCCTACCTGCCAGACCAATTGGACGGCGACGTTGGAGGCGGTGCGCACGCGCTCCAGCCGGGCGTTCATGCTGTCGACGAGGTCGTTGGCCTGGCGGATGCGGGCGGCGAGGTGGCGGCGGGTGTCACCGGTCAGGGTTTGGTCGAACAACCGCCGTTCCTGTTCGGTGATCTCGTTCTTGCTCTGGTCGGCTTCGGCGACGAGGACCTGGAGGAGTTCGGCGCAGCCGACCCGGACTCCGTCGACGACCGCGGTGAAGACCTGGATGTCGTCGTCGGTTTCGAGATCGAGGTCGGCGCGGGCGCTGAGCGCCGTGCGGCATTCGTGCACAGCCTCGTTCAGGCGGCGCACCGCTTCGTTGAGGTTCGCCGGGGCGTACGGCACGGTGGGCCAGGCCGCGGCGACCAATCGCGCGGCATCGAGTGCGGCGCGAACACCATCCGAGGTGGCCAGTGTCTCCCGGAATTTCAGCAGATCAGGAAGTGCGCTGTCGTCTGGGAAGATTCCGACGGACAGATGCCGAAAGCGCAGCGCGACTGCGTCTCTCGCTGCGGACGCGGTCGCTCTGGCCTCGGCGTCGGCGGCCTTTTGCGCTGCGAGACGGCCTACCTCCGTGGCGAGGTCGGTGAGCGTGGCGCGGTCTTGTTCGAGGTTGCCGTTGAGCTCCTCGATTCGGATTCGGAGCTGTTCGATCTCGGTCAGTACTTCGCGATAGTCACGCCCGACCGACTCTTCGATGGCTTCGAGTTCGGTCTTCATCTGCTGGTACTCGGCGGCTGCCCTGATGGCGGCTCCGGCATGCTCCATGGCGTCGGCGGCTGAGGTCTGCGCGTGATCGGCGAGGAGGCTGGTGGTCGCGCGGGCCTGCCGCAAGTCGCCGTGAGCGTCGAGCCAGCCGTCGGCTTGACCGGCGAAATCGTCGATGGCTTCGTTCAGAGTCGCGAGGGCGGCGCGTTCGGTGGGAAGTCCACTTTCGGCGGCGAGCGAGGAAAGGCCGTGCAGGGCGCTTTTGACCCCGGCTTCCTTCGCCGAGACGGTCTCGAGGCAGTTGCGTACCTGGCGATCGGCCGCGGCAAGGTCCGATTCGGCTCGGGTGAGCTGGTTTTCGGCGGCGAGCAGCAGCTCGTGATCGGGACGGCTGTCGCGCTCGGACTCGATCAGGCCGCGATGGACGCTCAGCTGCCGCAGTCGGGCGTGCAGCTCGTCCAGCTGATGGTCGTACTCTGCTATCGCGTCTCCGATTTCGCGGATGCGACGCTGTCTGGCGCGTTCCCGGGTCGAGGCGCCGATGTAGGCGGGTTGATCCTTGTGCCAGCTGCCGTTGAGGTTGCCGATGCGCCAGCCGCCGTCGGCGCCGACGGCAGCCACCGACCCGGTGGGCAGTCGATCGCCGAAAGCGATAGTGGCCAGCAGGCCGCGCACCACGTCAGGGGTGACCTCGGCATCGGGAACCGCGACAAGAACATCCGCGAGCGAGCGACCAGCCACCGGCGCCACAGCGGTGTGGTCGGCGAATGCGTCGTGGCCTTCCACGTCGCCGCGTGAACCGATCCAGGCATCCAACAGTCCAGCGGATTCAAGGGCGGCCTCGATGCCCGCCGCGGCGCTATCGGGCACCTCCTCGGCGAAGTCGATCAGCCGCCACAGGGGTGCACCGGCCATCCGGCTCCGGTCGGTGGTGCGCCAAGGTGGGGTTGTCGGTGGGATGTCGTGTTCAGCTGTGAGGCTGTCTCGCTCAGCGGCAAGTTCGCCGCGTTTGCTTTCGGCATCGCCGATTTCTCGCTCACACCGGGTCTCTTGCCGCGCCAGATCTTCCAACGCGGCCGAGACCACCTTGTTGACCGTGTCGATCAGTGCCGATTGGCGGTCGGCCAGATCGGCGAGGTTGTCCGGGTTCTCGAACGACAGTGCGCGGCATCCGATGGCCCAGTCGCGCAGGCGATCACGCAGGGCATCGAGCTCGCGTGCGTGTTCCTCGGCGGCCCTGGTCCGCGCATCCCCGGCGGTCGCGAACTCGTCCCTGGCCGACTCCAACGCCTTCTCGGCGTCCGTACGCGAATCGACCGCTCGTTCGTGTCGCTCCAGCGCGCGACTCATATCGCCGATGCGATCGCGTCTGCCCCGCACCGCCGCGCGCAGCAAAGCTCGGGACCGAGGGGATTGCGGATCGGCGGCCAGCTCGTCGTACACGCTGACGAGCCCGGCGCGGTGCGCGGCTTGGCGGGCTTCGATGCCGCTTCGCTCCGCGATCCTCGCGAGCCGTTCTTCGGACTCGACGGCGGCGGCGTGATCTTCCGCGGCAGTCGTCGCGGCAGACTGCTTCCGCTGCGATTCTGCCTCGGCGCGCTCTGCCCGCTCCCCGGCGCTTCGGGTTGCTTCGCGCTTGTCGACGAGTTTCAAGCCCTCTTTATAGGCATCGGATTTTCTCAGCCCTTCCCGCCTGGCCCCGGCCTGCGACAGATCGAGTTTTCTCGCGCTTATGCGTTGCTGGGTCTCGCCTTTACGCTGCTCGGTGCGCTCGTACTCGTCGGCGGACTTCTTGGCCGCGGCGGAGATTCTCTCCAGCTCTGTGGTCGCCGAGATGAGCGCGGCGGCCCCGGCACGCAGCACCCGCTGCGCATAGGTGCGCTGATGACGTGCCAGCGTGCGAGTGGCCGCGACCTCGGCATCCAAGCGCGCCAGCCGTTCCCGCTGCGCGTCGAGACGCTCGAAGCCCTCGGCGAGGTCGGCGATCTCGTCGTGGCTCAGCGGCGGCAGCGCGCGCGACAGCAGTGTCGACAACAGGGCCGGGTCGAGTCGCTGGGACAGTTTCGGCGTCCGCAACTGAAGCAAAGCGGTGATCAACGCGTCGTATCGCTGTTCGTTCAGCGTCGGGAACAGCATCGAACGCACTCTCACGCGGTAGTCGGCCGCGCTGTCGTGCACCTTTCCTCCGGCGCTGAGCCGCTCGTCCAGCGCCGCACGGGTCAGCGGGCGGCCGGATTCGGTCAGCGCCAGCTCGCGCTCGGAATGCGCTGTGCCGATCCGTAACTCGGTGGTGAAGTAATCCGCGTGCACCGACGTCGTCCGGCTGGTGGCCTGTAGCCGCGCACCACAGGTGAACCACTTTTCCGTCTCCCCGGGAAGCCGAAATTCGAGCCAGACGTATCCGACCCGGGTGGCACCGGACGCGCCCTCGCCCATGAGATTCCAATACATGGTTCGTTCACCGGTGCCGAAGGTGGACAACCGATTGGCCCGCAGATTCGCGTCGAACAGGAAGGGCAGCAGCAGTTCCAGCGCCTTGGACTTGCCGCTCCCGTTCGGGCCGCGCAGCAGCAGACGTCCGTCGTGGAATTCGAAAACCTCGTCGTAGTAGCGCCAGACGTTGAGAATTCCCGCGCGGGTCGGCACCCACCGGCTGCTCTCCTGCGCACCGGGCAGCGGTTGCGGCAACTGGGTCACGGTCATGACGGTTCCTCGGTGGAGTCGGCTGTGCGGATCTCGCTGACGCGGTATCGGGATGCGGCGGGCAGCGGGGTCACCAGTCCCGACGCCGAGAGGCGGACCAGCCCGAACGACCTCAGCACGGCGAGAGCGTCGGAAACGAGTTGGCGCGCGCCGTCATCACCTCGATAGGTGCGAGCCCAGCGCGGAAACCGGTCCAGTATTCCGGCGGCGCTGCGCTGCAACTGTTCGGCGGTGGTCGGGCCAGGCATGGCGTCGAGAAGCAGCAGGGCTGCCACCTTGGCGGTGCCGGCGTCATCGGGAAACCGGCTGTCGGTGGCGATGCCGTCGGGGTCGACCAGCAACAGTCCTTCGGCCCGCTCTTCGAGAACGAAACCGCCCTGTTCGGCGGCGCGACGGAGTAGCTGCCTGCCGGTGGGCGAAGCGAGGTAGGCCCGCTCGTCCTCGGTGAGTTCGTCGAAGTACACCACCGGATCGTCCACCAGGCGGCGAAATACACTGTGCCGCAACCACAGATTGCGCTGAACGTCGGAAACACCTGTGCGGTCGGCATGCCTGCCCGACGCAGCCGCCAGACCGTAGCGGCGTTCCCTGGTGAGTTCCACGAGTACATCGTCGAACCGCAACGGCACCTCCGCGGTGGGCAGTCCCAGTTGCGAGGGGCCGGTCGGGAGTGCCAGCAACCGCAACAGCAGCGTGGTGTCGACTCGGAACAGCACCTTCGCGGTATCCGACTCCACGTACGAATCGGCGGCTCCGTCGATTGCCTCGAGCACACCGAACGCCTCCAGCAACCGCAACGCGTCCACGAAAGCCATGCGCTCCGCGCGGTTGGCCGTATCGAAGCTCGCCACCACAGGGTCCTCCGCGGTGGCGACACGCACCCGCCCTGCGAGCAGACCGATCGTCGTCACCGGAGCGGCGAACAGTTCCGCCGCCACAACACACAGCAGGACGTACCGTCTGCGATCGAATTCGGCTCTGCCCGAACGCAGTCGGCGCGCCGGTCGGGTCGGGTCGATGGCCGCGCGCACTTTGACCAGACGGGCGTAGCCGAGGCGTGGCTCGACGATCAGGGCCCAACCGCAGTGGTAGTCGAACCACTTCGCGATCGGATCGCGCCGCCGCCGGATCACGTCGAACACCTCCGGTGTGGCACGTTCGGTGATCAGCGGATCGGCCAGCAGGTGCCGCACGCCGCGCGCGATCTCCTCACGCTCGGCGATCACCAGTTGGTTGGCGAGCTCGCTCACAGCTTCCTCCCGTGATTCGCCGCGATCACGCGGATGCTCCTCGTCGCCGCGCACCGCGACCGAGCGCGGTGACCTCCACGATGTAGTCGGGTCCGCGGAATACGCCACGCGGCGTCTTCAGTTCGGCGGTTCCGCCGTCCGGCGGGGTGCGCAGAACGATCTCCACACGACCATCCGTGGTACTGCCCCGCCGGATTCCGTTCGCTTCCGGCGCGCTGCCCAGCGCTCGGCCGAGCAACTCGAGCAGCCGTTCGAACACTCCGTGATCCAGTTCGCCGAACCCCGAAAGGCGCACGGTTCCACCGGTATCCAGCATGTCCCACGCCGCCTGTAGTTCGGCCCGTTCGGCCGCGGCCCTTGCGGCCCTGGCGGCTTTGATCGCCGCGACATCCGGAATCGCGCCGGTCCTGCCGAAGCGCTCGGTACGACCCGACGAACGCAGCAACGGCGAGACCTCGACCGCAGGCGCCTCGTGCCACGACGCGGTGTAGCTCACCAACTCCGGGTCGGGGTGCGCCAGATGCGGATGCCGCGCGGAGCTGAGCCCGAAGGCCGTTGACCACAGCCGGTGCAGGTCGTCCTGCTCCGGCAGCACCGAAAACCACCGCGCCAGTTCACGGAAGTCGGCCGCGGCGCTGCTCGACCGCCTGCGCGACTCGGTGATCCGGTCGAGTACCTGCAGCAGCGTGATGATGGCCTTCCGGCCGACTTGTCGTAGCTGGTCGATGCGCGGTGTGGTCCCGTCGGCGGGCAGGAACCAGGCTCGCAGACCGTCCCAGCGCGCTCTGCGGTGCTCCAGCCACGCGGAGCTCGGATCGGCGCCGCTCAGTTGCGGCAGCTCGGCTCCGAGCAGTGCGCGCTGATGCATGCGGGTGACGCCGTAGTTCTCGATCAACTGGATGCGGGAGGCGATGGCGTGCGTGCGGTATTCGATGTTGGTCAGAAACTCCTGGAGATACGCCACCGTGGCGGCTTTTACCTCGTGGAATACGGTGAGGTCGACGCCGTCGGCACGCAGCAGTCGCTGTAGTTCGCCGTTGAACTGTTTGGTGTTGCCGCGCAGCGCCTCCAAGTGGGACTCGAGCTCGCTCAACACCGTGAACACTCGGCGGTCCGGGCCGGAGTCGAGTTCGTGCGCCAGGTCGGCCAGCCGGTCGGAGATCGCGTCGAGTACGGCGGTCTGCAGGGCGCCGGTCGAGGCGAGGACCGTCATCGCGTGCACGACACCGGCGAATGCGGCCTCCCCCTGCTTGGTGAGCGAGTACTGGAGGTTGCGGCGTTCGTATTCGCTTGCGGTGCGGTAGTTTTCGGAGTGGTTCTGGATGACGTCGACCAGATTCCAGGTGTGCAGCTGGTCCAGCGCCGCGGTGAGGTCGTCGTCCTCGACGGCTTCCAACCATCCGACCGACCGCAGCCGCGCCCGAACCTCGTCGATGCCGAGCGCGGTCTCCAGACGTTCGTTCGCCTCACCGAACGCGTGCAGCACCGACACATAGAGACCGGCGCGATCGCCGCTGGTGAAGCGGAACATCTCGGGCGGAACACGAATCGGGTCCATAGCAATTCCCTCTGGCTGGCGACTCGACTGCCCACCATAGACCCAGGGGCCGACATTCACGGCCCGATGTCGGCGAGCAGAACGTCGACAACCCGCTCTTCGGGGACCGCCAGGCCGGTCCGGCGCAGGTGCTCGGACAGGTCGCCATCCCACGGCACCGGCGTCACCCTGCCGACGGCGGGTCCGTTCGCCCCAACCGCCGAGAGGTAATCCGCGCTGGTCATCCGCCACGGCATCGCCCCGAACCTGGCGACGATGTTGGCGGCGATCCGCAGGCCCTCACCGTCGAAGTCACCGTGGTAGCGAAGTTCGGCTCCCGCACGCGACAACCGATCCAGCAAATGCACGCAGGCGCTGCTCGGCCACCCGGCCGTGCACACCATCGGCGGGCAACGATCGCCGAAGCGCGCCAACGCCATCGCGAGGATGCTGGGGTTCTCGACCACCCACACTCGACCGGCTGCTTCGGCCATCCGTGGCTCGCATCGGATTTGCTGCAGCGTGACAACCCCGGCGAGCCCACGGCTTGCGCAGGTGCGCAAGATCTGGCCGACCACTCCGTCGGCACCTCTCGTCGGCAGACCAGCGACGAGCACGGTGGATGACAGTTCGTCGTCGGCCACCCCGGCACGCTCCCACAGAGCGCGCAACCGAATGGCATCGGTTGGCGGATCGCTGTCGTACAGCACCGCCAGCGCGCGGATAACCGTGGCCTGTAACCGCGTTCCGTCGTCGAGGGCGTGCGGGTCGCCGAGCACTCGCTCGGCGAACACCGGCAAAGGGACACCTGCTCCGGGTAGCTCGCCCAGGACGCGAAACGCTCGTTCCAGCTCGAATCTCGTGTATTCGACCGACCTCGTCATCAACCCCGCGCGCCGCGTCGAGGCCACCCACTCCTCCAGAGCAGGTTGAGCGCGCACGACGCCGTGGCCGGACAACCACGCCCACAATTGCTGTCGAGCAGCCAGCTGAGCAGCGCGCTCGGCTGATCTGTCGCCAATCGGCCCGATAAGGCGCTCGACGACCGTGTAGGCATCCGCCCCGGTGACCTCGAGCAGCACCGCATCGACCTCGGCCAAACTGACTGTCCGGTACTCGCCGGGCAGTCGAGACGCCCCGAAGAAATCGGCGAGGGCCGTCTGCTGGCCAGTATCCAGCGGCCCGACTTTGACTCGATTCACAGGCCGACCTGTCGCCAGACGCCGATGCAACGCCTGCCACAGCGGTGCCAAGTCCGCGGATAGACGCTCTATCGCCTGTTCGTCACTCATGGATCGTCAGGGTCCCTCCCGTACGCACCCTTCGGCCAGATCCAAGCGAACCTTGGCGGCACTCGTTGCCGCCGCCGACGACTGCCCGGTTGCGGTCACACCGTGCACGAGGACTGCCCGACCGAGACCATTCCGCTGATCGAGAATTTCCTCGGCTGAACCGACCATCGAACACATGCACCGCCCTCCGGCGGTCATCGCCTGAGCCCTTCGACCGCCACGACTACGAAACCCTAGCCAGCTCCGTGCTCGCAGTGCCCGGAACCGATCACGACACCGGTTCGTGGCTGTCTCCCGATCTTGCATCGCAGAAACCTTGCCGCTGGCAATGCACTGGGGCCCAGAAGAACTCGTCCGAGCATGGCAGTGATCGGCGACGCTGATCACTGTGCTCGAATAGACCAGGCGTCCGGTGCAACATCCGGCTACGAACGACGTCGGCGGACTATGCAGTCACCGACTCGCCCCGACAAGATCACGGGCGATTCATTATCGGCCGACTCGGGCGGATTCTTGCTTCGCATTCCGCGCTCGACCAACAGATTCATCGGACTCTTAGGTGATCAGATCGTGATAAAGCGCCCGCGTTAACAGATAATTCCAGAATGTGAGCTATCTCACGTTTCCTATCGTAACTGCTGTTCAGGCGCGTATTGAACGCCGGAAAGATGGACCTTGAAGATCGGCAATTTCTCTTATTAACTATCCGTTTGCTGTGTGTTCACCTGTCGTGACCAAGCTGAGATCAGGTCCGAAAGAGACTGAGAACCCAGACCGTGACTGGATTCTCCCCGGGTACGACAGCGGCACCCGAGGGGCACCGACCCCGAGTAGTTCCCGCATCGCGCCGCCAGGAATTCGAATCCCTGGCTTTCACAACGAAATCCGAAAACAGCACACGAGCCGATTCGGGCGGACTTTCCCACCGGACGCCCGCTGTCGATCCGCGCTGCCTGCTCGGGCCGGATCGCCGCATGATCAAGGAACCGATTTCGCAATGCCTGACTCACGCCCTTCTCCTTTCCGCCATCTGTCGCTTCGTAACGGCGCCGTCCTCGCGGCCGCCATCGGCATCATCGCCATCGGCTCCTCCGCCGGCGTGGCGGTGGCCGATGACGGCGTTCCGTCCGGTATCGCGCCGGTCGCCGGCGCCCCCGCCCTGCCCGGCCTGCCCCCACTGCCTCCGCTGCCCGGGCTGCCGCTGATGGGCATCCTGCCCCCACCGCCGCCGCCGGTCTACGAGAACAACCTCGACGGCTGGATCCGCCAGTCCCTCGACATTATGCGCGTCCACAACATCCCGGGCAGCTACGACAGCATCCATCGCAACGTGATGCGCGAATCGGGCGGAAACCCCCATGCCATCAACACGTGGGACTCCAACGCCGCCAAAGGCACCCCCTCCAAGGGCCTGCTCCAGGTGATCGACCCGACCTTCAACGCGTATCACGTCGACGGCACCCCCTTCGACATCTGGGACCCGGTCGCCAACATCACCGCTGCCTGCAACTACGCGGCTCACCGCTACGGTTCGATCGATAACGTCAACGGGCCCTATTAGGCTCGGCGTATCTCCGGCAGCGCCTCCTCGTCTCACCGACGGGAGGCGCTGTCGGCCAGCCGAAGTCGGCATCCTCGAGGCCCAACAACCGACGCCCTGGTCGAACTCGACGGTCGCGGCACCGCCATCGAAAACCCAACAGGCACTTGGCATTGCAACCAATTTGGCGAGCGACTCACCGACGAGCGCCCGTTGGCGCTGGTCACATCCGTACTCCCGCCAGTGACAACAAACCCACTCACGAGGCCACATACGCTTGCCTTATGCCCAGGTGGAGCACGCACGGCAGCGATAGTGGGGCCACCAGCTCAGCATGGAACGATACCGAAACGCTATCAGCGGCAACCATTTCCAGGTCGAGATCGAAATCGAACAGCGTTGCCCGTACCGATTCGCCGTCGGATGTCCACAGCGAAGCACCCGCCGCGTTCACAGCGCATCTTGCCCGGGTTGCGGCGACTGCGAAACTCGAATCACGTTACAGCGCAAGGTCGGCGGCGATCTCACCGCCGAAACGGCAAGAGCGAGAAGATTTCCCGCTTCACACGTACCGCTCCGGCACAGCCGCGCTCGTCGGGCTCTGTATCGGCATAGTGCTTTTGGTGGTCTCCGGTTGCCTGTTCGTCGATCGTCCCACCGAGCAGGCGACGCCGACCACTTGGCTCCGCGCCAGCACGCCGCCGAGCACCACGGCGCCCCCGACTACCGCGCCCGCGGCAAAGCCCACACACGTTCCACCTGCCGCCAGGCTGGGCATCGGGGTGGCCTTAGGGAAGGTCACCGCCAACGACGGTACGACGCTAGTGGTCAAGAATATCACCGGCAGAAGCGTCAAAGTCCGCAGCAACACCGCCACCAAGTTGCACGTCCTGTCGGCCGCCCGGGCTGCCGACATACGCGTCGGCACCGTCGTCGCCGTATACGGGCAGCAACAATCCGATCAGTCGATCATGGCCAATGTCATCACCGGCATCTGGATCGGCGCCTCCCCCAGGTGATTTCGCCCAGACTGCGAGAGCAAGCATCTCGGCTCTTACCAGCACAGCACTTGCGAGCGGCGGCGCCCAGGTGCGATGCATGGCAATACCAGCGCTCATTCCGCCCAATCAGCCGCCGAGGCGCCGGGTAGCGGGTCATTCGTCCATCCGGTAGTTCTACGCGGTGCACCGGACACTTGCGTCGCAGTCGTGCTCGAGCGGACGAATACCGCGAACATCCCCTCGCCACACCGAATCTGGGCGGCATCGGACGTCATGGCTGAACAGCGCGAGCCTCGACCCGCTGACCGGCCGAGGCGCCGGGCCGTCTCCGATCGACTGTGACGACGTGCCGCGTTGGACATTTTAGGTCGACTGACCTATATTACGGTTCGTGAACGATGACCTCCAGTTCGATGCGCAGGGCCCGGTTCTTCTGGTCGGCGGGTACGGGACGGTTGGCGCCGAGGTCGCGCGGATGGCGGCCGCATCGCTGCC carries:
- a CDS encoding ATP-binding protein, with amino-acid sequence MEFTGRSADLDLLTRQLNSVIAGTATTRGRAVIVTGRRRVGKSRLVQEFCDRSNHAYLVFQATRGRNPVAEREEFTATVAQSAFGGAELVSGLQAGDWNQALRSLAIALPDDAPCIAVIDEVPWLVEQDPEFEGALQTVWDRHLSAKPVLLVLVGSHISVMEALGSRDRPFFGRATKMTVEPLHLADVQAMTGLNAADSVDALLITGGFPEIVSSWRPGMSRTDFLRDAAANPLAPLLVAGELSLLGEFPEGMRSRAVLEAIGSGERTFSTIAAQAGGANALPAGTLNPLLNMLQDKRIVASDLPLSTKPDTKNKRYRIADSYLRFWLAFLQRGIPLIERGRGDLALARIERSWTTWRGRAIEPLVRESLMRLLPDERWPDTEAVGGWWNRQNNPEIDLIGADREPIARAVHFVGSIKWLEDRPFDRHDYDSLARSLLAVPGTDHDTRLVAVSRSGIAEKLPLAMHWGPDELVRAWQ
- a CDS encoding TIGR02680 family protein yields the protein MTVTQLPQPLPGAQESSRWVPTRAGILNVWRYYDEVFEFHDGRLLLRGPNGSGKSKALELLLPFLFDANLRANRLSTFGTGERTMYWNLMGEGASGATRVGYVWLEFRLPGETEKWFTCGARLQATSRTTSVHADYFTTELRIGTAHSERELALTESGRPLTRAALDERLSAGGKVHDSAADYRVRVRSMLFPTLNEQRYDALITALLQLRTPKLSQRLDPALLSTLLSRALPPLSHDEIADLAEGFERLDAQRERLARLDAEVAATRTLARHQRTYAQRVLRAGAAALISATTELERISAAAKKSADEYERTEQRKGETQQRISARKLDLSQAGARREGLRKSDAYKEGLKLVDKREATRSAGERAERAEAESQRKQSAATTAAEDHAAAVESEERLARIAERSGIEARQAAHRAGLVSVYDELAADPQSPRSRALLRAAVRGRRDRIGDMSRALERHERAVDSRTDAEKALESARDEFATAGDARTRAAEEHARELDALRDRLRDWAIGCRALSFENPDNLADLADRQSALIDTVNKVVSAALEDLARQETRCEREIGDAESKRGELAAERDSLTAEHDIPPTTPPWRTTDRSRMAGAPLWRLIDFAEEVPDSAAAGIEAALESAGLLDAWIGSRGDVEGHDAFADHTAVAPVAGRSLADVLVAVPDAEVTPDVVRGLLATIAFGDRLPTGSVAAVGADGGWRIGNLNGSWHKDQPAYIGASTRERARQRRIREIGDAIAEYDHQLDELHARLRQLSVHRGLIESERDSRPDHELLLAAENQLTRAESDLAAADRQVRNCLETVSAKEAGVKSALHGLSSLAAESGLPTERAALATLNEAIDDFAGQADGWLDAHGDLRQARATTSLLADHAQTSAADAMEHAGAAIRAAAEYQQMKTELEAIEESVGRDYREVLTEIEQLRIRIEELNGNLEQDRATLTDLATEVGRLAAQKAADAEARATASAARDAVALRFRHLSVGIFPDDSALPDLLKFRETLATSDGVRAALDAARLVAAAWPTVPYAPANLNEAVRRLNEAVHECRTALSARADLDLETDDDIQVFTAVVDGVRVGCAELLQVLVAEADQSKNEITEQERRLFDQTLTGDTRRHLAARIRQANDLVDSMNARLERVRTASNVAVQLVWQVGKDLPPGTKAARDLLLKDPVRLSEADRESLHRFLRDRIEEAKADDTATSWEQQLAQVFDYTAWHRFVVKIDRGNGEGFQELTKKLHGALSGGEKAIALHLPLFAAVAAHYQAAPQAPRVILLDEVFVGVDTVNRGQIFALLTALDLDLMLTSDHEWCTYAELSGIGIHQIVGGDGNDAVTTARFTWDGHELVEA
- a CDS encoding TIGR02678 family protein — protein: MSELANQLVIAEREEIARGVRHLLADPLITERATPEVFDVIRRRRDPIAKWFDYHCGWALIVEPRLGYARLVKVRAAIDPTRPARRLRSGRAEFDRRRYVLLCVVAAELFAAPVTTIGLLAGRVRVATAEDPVVASFDTANRAERMAFVDALRLLEAFGVLEAIDGAADSYVESDTAKVLFRVDTTLLLRLLALPTGPSQLGLPTAEVPLRFDDVLVELTRERRYGLAAASGRHADRTGVSDVQRNLWLRHSVFRRLVDDPVVYFDELTEDERAYLASPTGRQLLRRAAEQGGFVLEERAEGLLLVDPDGIATDSRFPDDAGTAKVAALLLLDAMPGPTTAEQLQRSAAGILDRFPRWARTYRGDDGARQLVSDALAVLRSFGLVRLSASGLVTPLPAASRYRVSEIRTADSTEEPS